GGCGGGCGATGGCTCACTCGATCCGCACCTGCAGGCGGACGTTGAGCATCACCGAGGCCACCATATAAAAGTAGGGGAAGTTTACACACAGCCGCCAGGCCAGGACGAAGAAGGTGAGCAGCGTGCGCGTGAGCCCCTTGCAGAAGGCGCTGTAGGAGCCGCGCATCGCCGCCCAACCCGACAATCGCATTGCCAGGCCGAATAGGGCCGCAGCCGCAGCTGCAGCGGACAGGGCTGCAGTCACCGCCATCGGCCTGGCTCACCCTCTCACCTGCCACAAAGCCAGCCCAGGGCGTCACCCGGAACCATCCCACGCTGTTGGCAGCCGTGCCCTCGGGCCCCTGGATCCCTGCAGCACCCAGTGCTCCACCTACCACCCTGCAGCCTCAGTTGCTTCTGGCCTTCCCGCCAGACCCGCCGCTTCTAGGCTCCGCCCCCTCGCCGCAGGCTCTGGGATGATTGAGGTGGAGACCCTGCAGCAGGCTCACAAACTAGCCTCAGAGGTGGGTTAAATGCCCAGCCCCCCTGCACTCGGAGACCAAGGCCTGGACAAGCTGGTTTAGGTACCCCGCCTCTCGTTCCTAATGGCAAGGTCTCTGTTGAGCCCAGGCCCCCTCACTAGACCACTGTGATCCAGCCCCACACAGTATGAGTTCATCTTCAACCACTTTGCTAATGTTGTACAGAAACCATATCCAGAAGCCCCAGCCTATGCACACCTTCATCCTTCTTCCCCAGTTTCCTCAGGATTATGTGGCCAACCAAAACCACGCACCTTTCTTGAATTCAAATAGAACTGTAACTGTACCATGGAGTGCTATGAAACCTATATTCAAGTATTATTTCCTATTATATTTACTGGTGCTGTGTATTTCTGTTTGCAAATTCCAACATAGCCCGTGGATTTCTAAGAATGCCCCCTTTAAACTGTTTATCCTGGTTACTAAGCAAGTTTGTCTTGAATTTACATTTGCTCCTTGTTTATGACCCCTGACACAGTAGTGTGCTTAAATGCCCTTATTTTTTTCACCTGGCTTTATGCTATGtaaactaaactaaaccaaaCTAGACCAAATACCATGAAAGCCCTACATATTTAATGAAGCAAGAAATCCTCAGGCTTCCGTATGGTTATAAATTTAAAAGCAGTCACCTTATTGCCTTTTAAGATTTTACAAGGAAGTTATACCTGAGTATTCCTCTCAAAATGCCTGTTCACCATCACGTCCCTTCCTGAACAACTGCTTGCGGGGACCAGAACATTCACATATATTTGGAtcattgtcctttttttttttttgtggtcgagatttttgttgttgttgttttgctttttaagggAAACCTGAAACATTAAAGAGATAGTACAGCAGGACAGATCCACCATCCACGCTCCCGTCTGTTCCAAAACACATCATGACTACAGTCTTTGAGAATTAAGGGTAAATAT
This is a stretch of genomic DNA from Microtus ochrogaster isolate Prairie Vole_2 chromosome X, MicOch1.0, whole genome shotgun sequence. It encodes these proteins:
- the LOC106144074 gene encoding small integral membrane protein 10-like protein 2A; this translates as MAVTAALSAAAAAAALFGLAMRLSGWAAMRGSYSAFCKGLTRTLLTFFVLAWRLCVNFPYFYMVASVMLNVRLQVRIE